A single Nodosilinea sp. PGN35 DNA region contains:
- a CDS encoding pentapeptide repeat-containing protein: protein MFLPLPQAFAVVCALIVMLVGWLGLVPTAQAQDNTVDYTLTDLSFRDFSGKQLSGTSFAAAEMREANFEKADLSKTILTKASFLRANLAGANLSGTFADRVIFDGADLSNAIFTDALLTSSSFGDANITGADFSGAIVDRFQTAQMCKYADGVNATTGVSTRDSLGCR from the coding sequence ATGTTCCTTCCCCTTCCCCAAGCCTTTGCTGTCGTCTGTGCCCTAATCGTCATGCTGGTCGGCTGGCTCGGCCTTGTCCCCACCGCCCAGGCCCAAGACAATACGGTCGATTACACCCTCACCGACCTCAGCTTCCGCGACTTCTCGGGTAAGCAGCTGTCGGGCACCTCCTTTGCGGCGGCAGAGATGCGGGAGGCCAACTTTGAGAAAGCCGACCTCAGCAAAACCATTCTCACCAAGGCGTCATTTTTGCGGGCTAATTTAGCTGGGGCCAACCTGTCGGGCACCTTTGCCGATCGCGTCATCTTTGACGGAGCCGACCTCTCCAACGCCATCTTTACCGACGCGCTGCTCACCAGCAGCAGCTTTGGCGATGCCAATATCACCGGAGCCGACTTCTCTGGGGCGATTGTCGATCGCTTTCAGACCGCGCAGATGTGCAAGTACGCCGACGGCGTGAATGCGACCACTGGGGTGTCCACGCGAGATAGTCTGGGCTGCCGGTAG
- the lnt gene encoding apolipoprotein N-acyltransferase has product MVALSGVLMAIALPPWSLWPLAWVGLVPLWWVVRATPQVGLAAAYGLLWGLVYYGISLAWITHLHPLMWMGVPWGSSVAIALSSWLFIVLWGSVCIAVWGGAIAWAAHRWPSRRFWLVLAGTALWCALEALRNHSPLDWSPLSLTQSPNNLWILHLSRLSGPGAITAILVATNGLLALAFSPVPTLLGSPSPPSHPPTPPLPYPLLPRRPLALMAIALVLLGHTLGALLYAHEAVPADQALTLGLIQGNVPTREKLTPQGVNQALEGYTSGYRALVAQGVEAVVTPEGALPQLWNPNSPQIAAILRTVEQDGVPLWLGTFAPVPGAGRQQYTQSLLEIRPDGQAHGRYDKVQLVPLGEYVPFEAVLGRLISRLSPLDSYLVPGAADQRFETSVGQGVVGVCYESAYSRLFRPQVSSGGEFIVTASNNDPYPVGMMRQHHGFDVLRAVESDRWALRVTNTGLSGLVDHHGRTVWLGEPHTYLIHRAELERRQTLTPYIRWGDWLTPLLLGLGVLGWRDRR; this is encoded by the coding sequence TTGGTTGCCCTGAGCGGGGTGTTGATGGCGATCGCGCTACCGCCCTGGAGCCTGTGGCCGCTGGCCTGGGTGGGGCTGGTGCCGCTGTGGTGGGTGGTGCGGGCCACGCCCCAGGTGGGGCTGGCTGCGGCCTATGGGCTGCTGTGGGGGCTGGTGTACTACGGCATTTCGCTAGCCTGGATTACCCACCTGCACCCGCTGATGTGGATGGGGGTGCCCTGGGGCAGCAGCGTTGCGATCGCCCTCTCCTCCTGGCTCTTCATCGTCCTTTGGGGTTCTGTCTGTATTGCGGTGTGGGGCGGGGCGATCGCCTGGGCAGCCCATCGCTGGCCCAGCCGCCGGTTCTGGCTGGTGCTTGCCGGTACTGCCCTATGGTGCGCTCTCGAAGCCCTCCGCAACCACAGCCCCCTCGACTGGTCGCCCCTCAGCCTCACCCAAAGCCCCAACAACCTGTGGATTTTGCACCTGTCCCGACTCTCCGGGCCAGGTGCCATCACCGCCATTCTCGTCGCCACCAACGGCCTCCTCGCCCTCGCCTTTTCCCCCGTCCCCACGCTCCTGGGCAGCCCTTCCCCACCCTCCCACCCTCCCACCCCCCCACTCCCCTACCCCTTACTCCCCCGCCGCCCCCTCGCCCTCATGGCGATCGCTCTAGTTCTTCTAGGCCACACCCTCGGTGCCCTCCTCTATGCCCACGAGGCCGTTCCCGCCGATCAGGCTCTCACCCTGGGCCTCATCCAGGGCAATGTGCCCACCCGCGAAAAGCTGACGCCCCAGGGGGTTAACCAGGCGTTAGAGGGCTACACCAGCGGCTACCGCGCCCTGGTGGCCCAGGGGGTAGAGGCGGTGGTGACGCCGGAGGGGGCGCTGCCGCAGCTGTGGAACCCAAACTCGCCCCAGATCGCGGCCATCCTGCGCACGGTGGAGCAGGATGGGGTGCCCCTGTGGCTGGGCACCTTTGCGCCGGTACCGGGGGCAGGGCGGCAGCAGTACACCCAAAGCCTGCTCGAAATTCGCCCCGACGGCCAGGCCCACGGTCGCTACGACAAGGTGCAGCTGGTGCCTCTGGGAGAATACGTGCCCTTTGAGGCGGTGCTGGGTCGCCTGATCAGTCGCCTGTCGCCGCTGGATAGCTATCTGGTGCCGGGGGCCGCCGATCAACGGTTTGAAACCAGCGTGGGTCAGGGTGTCGTGGGCGTGTGCTACGAGTCGGCCTACAGCCGTCTGTTTCGCCCGCAGGTGAGCAGCGGTGGCGAGTTCATCGTTACCGCCTCTAACAACGACCCCTACCCGGTGGGGATGATGCGGCAGCACCACGGGTTTGACGTGCTGCGGGCGGTAGAGAGCGATCGCTGGGCGCTGCGGGTCACCAATACCGGGCTCTCGGGCCTAGTCGATCACCACGGTCGCACAGTCTGGCTGGGGGAGCCCCACACCTATCTGATCCACCGGGCTGAGCTGGAACGCCGTCAAACGCTCACCCCCTACATACGCTGGGGCGACTGGCTGACGCCGCTGCTGCTGGGCCTGGGGGTGCTGGGGTGGCGCGATCGGCGCTGA
- the fetB gene encoding iron export ABC transporter permease subunit FetB, with amino-acid sequence METNYIAIGTGQLALAALLILVNVALSVALRLGLARSLLIASLRMVVQLLLIGFVLEWLFTQDNPLVIVGISLVMAAIAGMASVNRTQRRFAGIYWNSLLSVLVASALVTGFAMVSIIGVRPWYDPQYLIPLLGMVLGNTLNGISLGLDRFMEDLVAQRDQVETLLALGASRWEAAHKTVRDAIRVGMIPTINSMMVMGVVSLPGMMTGQILAGADPIDAVRYQIVIIFMIAAAAALGIFGVVLLAYRRLLSPDHQLRLDYLEKARP; translated from the coding sequence ATGGAAACAAACTACATTGCCATTGGCACCGGGCAGCTGGCCCTGGCGGCACTGCTGATTTTGGTCAATGTGGCGCTGTCGGTGGCGCTGCGGCTGGGGCTGGCGCGATCGCTGCTGATCGCCTCCCTGCGGATGGTGGTGCAGCTGCTGCTGATCGGCTTTGTGCTGGAGTGGCTGTTTACCCAGGACAATCCACTGGTGATTGTGGGCATTAGTCTGGTGATGGCGGCGATCGCAGGCATGGCCTCGGTCAACCGCACCCAGCGCCGCTTTGCCGGTATTTACTGGAACAGTCTGCTGTCGGTGCTGGTCGCCTCCGCCCTGGTCACCGGCTTTGCCATGGTCAGCATCATTGGCGTGCGGCCCTGGTACGACCCCCAGTACCTGATTCCGCTGCTGGGCATGGTGCTGGGCAACACCCTCAACGGCATTTCTCTGGGCCTAGACCGCTTTATGGAAGACCTGGTGGCCCAGCGCGATCAGGTCGAAACCCTGCTGGCCCTGGGGGCCAGCCGCTGGGAAGCCGCCCACAAAACCGTGCGCGACGCCATTCGCGTCGGCATGATACCGACTATCAACTCGATGATGGTCATGGGGGTGGTGAGCCTACCGGGAATGATGACCGGGCAAATTTTGGCTGGGGCCGACCCCATCGATGCGGTGCGCTACCAGATTGTGATTATTTTTATGATCGCTGCCGCCGCCGCCCTGGGGATCTTTGGCGTGGTGCTGCTGGCCTACCGCCGCCTGCTCAGCCCCGACCACCAGCTGCGGCTCGACTATCTAGAAAAAGCCAGGCCGTAG
- a CDS encoding ATP-binding cassette domain-containing protein: MELNQPLLSVENLGRQLSHRWLWRGVSFELRSGDWMGLVAPSGAGKTLLLRNLVLLDPIQQGAVSFEGKTPIEWGLPAYRSRVMVVPQRAIAFEGTVQANLQQVFDLGVYSQRRFDSIRIQAWLDKLGRSASFLQLQGSRLSGGEAQILALLRALQLDPQVLLLDEPTASLDAATTAQVEALLRDWLQEPGRACILTSHDTEQIHRVTNRQLNLGEFA, encoded by the coding sequence ATGGAGCTCAACCAGCCGCTGCTGTCGGTGGAAAATCTGGGTCGCCAGCTGTCGCATCGGTGGCTGTGGCGCGGGGTGAGTTTTGAGCTGCGCTCGGGAGACTGGATGGGCCTAGTCGCCCCCTCCGGCGCGGGCAAAACGCTGCTGCTGCGCAACCTGGTGCTGCTCGACCCGATTCAGCAGGGCGCGGTGAGCTTTGAGGGCAAAACCCCGATCGAGTGGGGGCTGCCCGCCTACCGCAGTCGCGTCATGGTCGTGCCCCAGCGGGCGATCGCCTTCGAGGGCACCGTGCAGGCCAACCTCCAGCAGGTGTTTGACCTGGGGGTTTACAGCCAGCGCCGCTTCGACTCCATTCGCATTCAAGCCTGGCTAGACAAACTCGGTCGCAGTGCCAGTTTTCTCCAGCTTCAGGGTTCCAGGCTTTCGGGGGGCGAGGCGCAGATTTTGGCCCTGCTGCGGGCCTTGCAGCTCGACCCCCAGGTGCTCTTACTCGACGAGCCCACCGCCTCCCTCGATGCCGCCACCACCGCCCAAGTCGAAGCGCTGCTGCGCGACTGGCTGCAGGAGCCCGGTCGGGCCTGCATTCTCACCAGCCACGACACCGAGCAAATTCACCGGGTCACTAACCGCCAGCTCAACCTGGGGGAATTTGCTTGA
- a CDS encoding universal stress protein has protein sequence MIEKILLADSGTGNTEAMMKALMEIPLVQRASVTVLHVVPSQVSAETMAERWEAGGRTLANAITKLNLDPSRVNAVLREGDPKDVVIQVADEVDADLIIMGSRGLQGLKAILENSVSQYVFQLSSRPMLLVKDDLYSIRPIKRVMVAMDKSDSAKEGLNIAISLLRDIKGGELTLVHTVSSLKTKPFDVASADPNQDPILTAAAAEAKRYGIAYKLSAPEGKPGRRICQLAEERNMDLIILGSPDRRPTIAKGLPDLDKILGESLTDFVRVYAPCPVLLTRMAA, from the coding sequence ATGATTGAAAAAATTCTTTTGGCCGACTCTGGCACCGGCAACACCGAAGCCATGATGAAAGCACTGATGGAGATTCCCCTGGTGCAGCGAGCTTCGGTGACGGTGCTGCACGTAGTGCCATCCCAGGTGTCTGCGGAGACCATGGCCGAGCGTTGGGAGGCCGGAGGCCGCACCCTGGCCAATGCCATCACCAAACTCAACCTCGACCCTAGCCGCGTAAACGCCGTGCTGCGGGAGGGCGACCCCAAAGACGTGGTGATTCAGGTGGCCGATGAGGTCGATGCCGATCTGATCATCATGGGCTCGCGCGGATTGCAGGGGCTCAAGGCAATTCTCGAAAATTCTGTCAGTCAGTACGTATTTCAGCTGTCGTCGCGGCCCATGCTGCTGGTCAAAGACGACCTCTACAGCATTCGCCCCATCAAGCGGGTGATGGTGGCGATGGATAAGTCTGACTCGGCCAAAGAAGGGCTGAATATCGCCATTTCTCTGCTGCGCGACATCAAAGGTGGCGAGCTCACCCTGGTGCATACGGTGTCTAGCCTCAAGACCAAGCCCTTTGACGTGGCTAGCGCTGACCCCAACCAAGACCCCATCTTGACAGCGGCGGCGGCTGAAGCAAAACGATACGGGATCGCCTATAAGCTGTCGGCCCCTGAGGGCAAGCCCGGTCGCCGTATTTGCCAACTGGCCGAAGAACGCAATATGGATCTGATTATTCTCGGTTCTCCCGATCGCCGTCCCACCATTGCCAAGGGGCTGCCTGACCTAGACAAGATCCTGGGCGAGTCGCTGACCGACTTTGTGCGGGTCTATGCTCCCTGCCCGGTGCTGTTGACCCGAATGGCAGCCTAG
- a CDS encoding thioesterase family protein, which produces MEEFHWYEHRVIVQPYHTDYAGIVWHGTYIAWMEEARVNYLSGCGLTFADWVKAGVDLPVVDLGLKYRRSLTLGDIALVKARPEPVRGVRFVWHYDIQNAATQETCIEGTVTLAPVDLKTRRILRRLPEPLQAALDSRF; this is translated from the coding sequence ATGGAAGAGTTTCACTGGTATGAGCATCGGGTCATTGTGCAGCCCTACCACACTGACTACGCGGGCATTGTCTGGCACGGCACCTATATCGCCTGGATGGAGGAGGCGCGGGTGAACTACCTGAGCGGCTGCGGCCTCACCTTTGCCGACTGGGTCAAGGCCGGGGTCGATCTGCCCGTGGTCGATCTGGGGTTAAAGTATCGGCGATCGCTCACCCTAGGCGACATCGCCCTGGTCAAAGCCCGCCCTGAACCTGTCAGGGGAGTGCGCTTTGTCTGGCACTACGACATTCAAAATGCCGCCACCCAGGAAACCTGCATCGAGGGCACCGTCACCCTGGCTCCAGTGGATTTAAAAACTCGCCGCATCCTGCGCCGCCTGCCTGAGCCTCTACAGGCCGCCCTCGATTCTCGATTTTAG
- a CDS encoding EamA family transporter, with the protein MEPRENQQRSTAIGFSAVLMWATLALLTDLSGTVPPFQLTAMAFTIAFFIGVAAWLRAGGSILRHLNLPWRVWALGIVGLFGYHFFYFLALRHAPAVEASLIAYLWPLLIVFFSALLPGERLRWFHGAGAIAGFLGAGLLVTRGQSFSFDAQYTTGYLAALVCALTWSGYSILSRYFGAIPTSAVGGFCGATALLAWVCHALFEPTVVPAGGEWLAIAALGLGPVGLAFFTWDYGVKHGNIRVLGALSYAAPLLSTLLLIGSGRAEATWSVGLACGLIVGGALLATLDFFRPQADAGKF; encoded by the coding sequence GTGGAGCCCAGAGAAAACCAACAACGGTCAACGGCCATCGGCTTCTCAGCGGTGCTGATGTGGGCCACCCTGGCGCTGCTCACCGACCTGAGCGGCACCGTGCCGCCCTTTCAGCTGACGGCCATGGCGTTTACGATCGCATTTTTCATCGGTGTCGCCGCCTGGCTGCGGGCCGGAGGTTCTATCCTGCGGCATCTCAACCTACCCTGGCGGGTTTGGGCTTTAGGGATTGTCGGGCTGTTTGGCTACCACTTTTTCTATTTTCTGGCGCTGCGCCACGCCCCGGCGGTGGAGGCCAGCCTGATCGCCTATCTGTGGCCGCTGCTGATTGTGTTTTTTTCGGCGCTGCTGCCCGGCGAGCGGCTGCGGTGGTTTCACGGGGCGGGGGCGATCGCGGGCTTTCTCGGCGCGGGGCTGCTGGTCACCAGGGGGCAGAGCTTCAGCTTTGACGCCCAGTACACCACCGGGTACCTGGCGGCCCTGGTCTGCGCCCTCACCTGGTCGGGCTACTCCATTCTCTCCAGGTATTTTGGGGCGATTCCGACCAGTGCAGTGGGGGGCTTTTGCGGGGCCACGGCCCTGCTGGCCTGGGTCTGCCACGCGCTGTTTGAGCCCACGGTGGTGCCTGCGGGCGGGGAGTGGCTTGCCATTGCCGCCCTGGGGCTGGGGCCGGTGGGGCTGGCCTTCTTCACCTGGGACTACGGGGTGAAACACGGCAATATTCGGGTGCTGGGGGCACTCTCCTACGCCGCGCCGCTGCTCTCGACCCTGCTGCTGATCGGGTCTGGTCGGGCAGAGGCGACCTGGTCGGTGGGGCTGGCCTGCGGGCTGATCGTCGGTGGAGCCCTGTTGGCAACGCTTGACTTCTTCAGGCCCCAGGCGGATGCGGGTAAGTTTTGA
- a CDS encoding heme oxygenase (biliverdin-producing): MSSNLSTELREGTKKAHTMAENMGFVRCFLRGVVEKNSYRKLVANFYYAYAAMEEELERHKDHPVVSKIYFPELHRKASLESDLAYYYGPNWANEISMTPGGQRYVDRIREVANSNPELLVSHSYTRYIGDLSGGQILKGIAQRAMNLSEGEGTAFYEFPEISDEKAFKAKYRESMDAAPVDDAMVASIVDEANDAFGLNMEMFKELEGNLIKAIGQMLFNTLTSRRRRGSTELATAE; encoded by the coding sequence ATGAGCAGTAACCTATCCACCGAGCTGCGCGAAGGCACCAAGAAAGCCCACACCATGGCCGAAAACATGGGCTTTGTGCGCTGCTTTCTGCGGGGCGTGGTTGAGAAGAACTCTTACCGCAAGCTGGTGGCCAACTTCTACTACGCCTATGCAGCGATGGAAGAAGAGCTAGAGCGCCACAAAGATCATCCGGTTGTCTCTAAGATTTACTTTCCTGAGCTGCACCGCAAGGCCTCTCTGGAGTCTGACCTGGCCTACTACTACGGCCCCAACTGGGCAAATGAGATTTCGATGACCCCCGGTGGCCAGCGCTACGTCGATCGCATCCGTGAAGTGGCCAACAGCAACCCCGAGCTGCTGGTGAGTCATTCCTACACCCGCTACATTGGCGATCTGTCGGGGGGTCAAATTCTCAAGGGTATTGCCCAGCGGGCGATGAACCTCTCGGAGGGCGAGGGCACGGCGTTCTACGAGTTTCCTGAAATTTCCGATGAGAAGGCGTTTAAGGCCAAGTATCGCGAGTCGATGGATGCGGCCCCGGTGGACGATGCCATGGTGGCCAGCATTGTGGACGAGGCCAACGATGCCTTTGGCCTAAACATGGAAATGTTTAAGGAGCTGGAGGGGAATTTGATCAAGGCGATCGGTCAGATGCTGTTTAACACCTTGACCAGCCGCCGTCGCCGGGGCAGCACCGAGCTGGCCACCGCCGAGTAG